The Candidatus Obscuribacter sp. sequence GTTAAAGCGAATAACTGGGGGCGACTATCGCATTCCAGGAGATGGTCACAATTATGTCTCACGCATACATCTCTATGATCTGGCTCAGATAATTATGGCGGCGTTTTTGCGTGCAGCCAGAGGTGCACTCTATGTCACCGGAGACAATAGACCAGCTACTCATCTAGAAGTCGTGCAGTGGCTCTGTCAAAAGTATCAATTGCCTTTGCCGCAGTTTGCTCCACTTGAGCAAGTCCATCAAACACTGAGGGGCAATCGTCAAATCGACAATAGTCGCGTCCTCACTGACTTGTCTGTGACCTTGCGTTATCCAACTTTTGTAGAAGGCTTTGAGTCTTAGTCAGTCTTAGTTGATGCGACGTTTGCGACAGCGAAACGGGAATTTAAATATGGTATTACCAACGGTGACATCGACCTGGACGTCTTGATCGCGCGGATAGAGAAAAAACAACTCCCCGGTGCGTGACTCCAAAGGCTCCATCGATATTGGTTGCAGACCTACCTGTCTTATACCTTCGGATCTGATTAAGCCTGATTCTCTATTGGAGTCTTCGTCTTCTTCATCACTTAAGATGTTTTCGCGGCTGGGCAGCACACCGATGCGTGTGGGCACCACATGTGATATGCCGGGCCATTCACCCCAAACACCAAAGACATTGGGCCCGCGGAAGAGGTCGTGACCATCTTGTGGTACCAATCCCCGATAGCTTCTAGACTTTTGCATATTGGCTAGCCAGGGGCGGTTTAGGGTGAGATCCCACATGATGCGCTCACGTCTTATGCGGTCAATGATGCGATGATCGACCAGCGGGATTTCGGTGAGTCTGTGATTATTGGCAGTGCGTGGATGTTTTTCTACTTTGTAAAATTTGACATCGCCCAATCCAAATACATGTCTGTGCTCATCTGTATTGGTGACGCAAACCAGCACACCAGCTAGTTCCCAGAGATCGATTACAGTCACAGCCACCCTTATATTGTTGACTGTGATATAGCGCAAAGGAAAGTCCTGATCAATGATTTCATGCGAATGAGGTGAGCCTGGCTCCCATACAAATTGCACTTGTCCGGCGTGGACAGAGGGTTTTTGTGGATGATTAGCTTTGTTTTTTATATCTTGAGCTTCCAGGAAGAGTTGTCCTGAGATTTTGCGTGAGCCCAGATCGCGATAAAAAAGCGCCTCATGTCTTAAAAGATCTGCCAGGTCAAGTTCTTTGTAGCCTGGCTCTTGGGCTAGAGCCTGACGCGCTCTAGCAAAAGCGTCTTTAGCTTCGTCTTTGAGTCCTTGCTGGACCAGTGCGCGGGCCAGTCGACCATAGGTCAGACCCAGTAGATTGTTTTGCGCTGGTGTGCCCTGGCTGCTTTCAGTCATTCTGCTGAGAGCCAATTTAGCATGGCTTTCGGCTTCATGCGATTTGCTCAGCCTGAGCTCGGCTTCGGCCAGTTGTGAATAAATCTGAGCTGATAGGTAGTTTGACTGGGCGCTGTCTTTAGAGTTGTCTTTGTATTTGTTAGATAGGCTAAGCAAGCTTTCGTAGGCTTGATGATTGCGCTCAAGCGCTAAGTTAACCCCGGCCAGTCCCAGTTTGCAGCGTTCAAGGGCACCCCTGTCGCCGCTGCCCCGGTTAATTTCTTTGATAGTGTATTCAAACTGACTTCTGGCACTTTCATACTTGCGCTGGTTCAGGCTTCTTTCGCCTTCAAGATAGAGCTTAAAACTGTGGTCGCCTTCGTTTTCGAGGAGGTGCATCGATCCGGTGTTTTGTCTGGGAGTCTGGGCCGGTTGTTTGAGTGTTTGACCGGCTGGTTCGGCGGCATCAATGGGAGTCGGCTCCTGTGCCATGGCAAACTGTCCGTTAATTGCTACGGACAGGGCTAGGGCAATCAGGCTGACTCTTTTGGGGCTTGCTACTCTCATTACTCTCAAGTGAGGATTGTCTAACCCTCGATATCTACCTATTTTATAGTGTCCAACCGTCTTAGTCTTAAACTGGATCAAATGGATAAATAGGGGCATAATATTGACGGCACAAAATTTAAATTGCTTCGTCCTTGAGTTTTGTGTTCACGACACAACAGGTGTCGATAGGGGGGCTGATTGAGCCTGTTTTTACGCAAAGTTGCTTTTACTAAAAAGAGCCTGGTTCTTTTGCTTGGCCTGGCTGTGGCTGCGGATATAGTGATCGCTGCAGATATGGTGATTGCGGCTCCTGTACCAGCGACCGCCCCTGCTCCGGCAGCTAATTTGTCCAGTAGTGCGACCAAGGCTCCTTTTGCCAGCACGACTAAATCTCCTGTCGTTAGTACCAATAAAGCTAAAGCAAAATCAGTCAGACGTATTGCCAAAGGCCACCGCACCCGCCGCACCAGGACTGCTGCCCTAAAGCCGCTTGTGCCCAGCCTCGATACCTCGGTGCCAGCAGCGCAAGCGACAAGTACTGCCAGTAGCGAGGTACGCAATTTACTTACATATGGTGCTCGCAAACATAAAGAAGGTTCACTCACCGAGGCTGAAGATTGTTTCCGCCGAGTACTGAGTCAGGATCCTCAAAACGTCGATGCATTTTTTAATCTTGGCGCATTAGCAGAGGGACGTGGCGACTTAATTGTAGCTCTCGGTCATTACCGGGCCGCCCATGCCTTAAATCCCAAGGATAAGCAAATCACAGAAGCTGTCAGCTCTATGGAGAAGGCTCTTAAACAAGGTGGTAATGGTTCGGATACAAGGATTACCCGCAGTGGTTTTAGCTTGACCCCGCCTTTTGCCCTGCCACACCCACTGCCTGTGGGCGGCACAATCGCCAGTCCTGTCGATTTTACTAATACTGGTTTTGGTGGCAGTCTATCTGCTTTTCCTCAAAGACCCCAAGGCCAAAATTTACTTACACCTTCTGGTTATAGTGCCAGTGCGGCGGCTCCTGTGCTTTTGCCCTCAGCCGATCCCGCACCAGTGTCACAAGACGGACAGTTGTTTCAACTGACTGGCACACAAAATGCTGCTATGCCACCGGTAGTGCCGGTGCAGCAAAACAATCAAACACCGCCTAGCTTGACTGTGGGTAACTCTCAGTCGGGAGTGGCTCCAACAGGTCCGTCGCGTGGTCGCATGGCTGCCCGTGCGGCAGCCAATATGGCTCTATCCATAGGTACCAGCTACGCCTTGCGCGGTACTGGTCTGCACTGTCCAATTTGTCGCATTGTGCGTTTACGCTTTTGAGATTTTGTCTTTGGCTCTTAAGTTTGCTCTTTGTTGTCCTGATTGCAGGCAATGGCAGTTGTGCTGAGGCGCAAGACGTACGCATCAGACGACCCGCTGGAAGTCCTACAGCAAGCCTTACTGGTAGTAGCTCAGGCGCTCTGGGGACAAATCCAAATGAGCTTAGCCCTATACTGATGCCAGTCACCTCTGACCGGCTAGATATAGGGATAGTCAAAGTCCATGACCGTTGGCTGGAGCGTTATGTTAATCCAGTCTTTTGTCCTGTGGACATCTGTCATGGCTCGTGCGCAGCATATGATGATGCCTGTCTTTTATCAGGTAGCCAGCCGGTGCTCAGTTATTTTGGCGAGTTAAACGGCTTTGTTTTGCGCGGTTGCGGTGGTGCTTGCAGTCAAAGCCACGGGCAGTCTGACTTAGTCAACTCAGTGCACGCACAGGCTAGTGGCTCGTGTTGTCACTGACGTGCATGTAGGGATTACCCTGTATATCACTGACAGAGTGATTGTTATTATCTTGCCGTAGAGAACTCCCGGTCAATGCCTCGCCTCGCCAGCGAGGCATTTGCCTTGGGAATCGTATCGCATTTAGCTTTGAGCGGGCTGGGCATTGTCTTTGCCAAATCCTCTTTTGTGATGATGTTTGCCTCTGCCAGCGCGCATTTTACCCACGCGATCGCGTAGCTTTTGTCTTTGCTCAACTGTCAGTTGCTCGCCTGAATCAATCCTGAATGCCAGTTTGGCAGAAGCCAACTCAGCGCTAAGGGCGTTGATTTTGTCTTGCTCGGCCATGATCTGTGTTTTGTCGATAGTACTTTGAGCAAGCATATCTTGAATGTTTTTACGGTGAGTTAGAAGCTCTTCCTTCTTAGGTTTTGCTGACTCTTTAAACTTGGCTTTGAGAGCACTTATCGCCTGCTTTTGCTCGTCTGAGAGACCAAGGGCGTTTAGTTTGCCTGGCGATTTTTGTTTGGCTAACTCGGTGGTATTAATAGTGGCTCCTTTAGCGCTGTCATCGGCAAACGCTGGCAGAGCGGCAGTGAGCAGAGTAAGACTGACTAAGACCTTAAATATGTTGCTTTGCATGGCGACTCCTTTGTCGTATGAACCCATACTGACTAAACGTAATTTGCCGCCAAAAAGTTCAAAATAAAAAGGGTGACTTTTAAAACAAGTCACCCTCTCTGTTTGATCTATCTATGTAATTAGACGATTTCGGCGTCCACTACATCACTGTTGTTGCTGGAGCTTGTGCTGTTGCTTCTTTCGGTACTACCAGCAGTGGCGCCAACAGGCTCTTTTGTAGCGTCGGCAGCGGCTTTGCTACCTGCTTCCTGAGCTTCTTTTTGCATTTGCTGGAAGTGGTTGGTCAAATCTTCGACAGCTTTTTTAAGGCTATCGAGTGATGTGTCGTCTTTGATCTTTTGTTTGAGCTCGCCTATCAGCATCTCTGCTCGCGATTTATTGCTGGCAGAGACCAGAGCAGCAGCTTCACTTAGATGTTTTTCGACGGCATAGACTAGACCATCAGCTTCGTTTCTCAAATCAGCTTTGGCTTTTTTGACAGTGTCTTCCTTTGTATTGGCTTCAGCTTCTCTTACCATGCGCTCTACATCTTCTTTGGTCAAGTTAGTAGATGCTGTGATTGTTATTTTTTGTACTTTGCCAGTGGTTTCGTCTTTGGCTGTGACCGAGACGATACCGTTGGCGTCGATATCAAAGGACACTTCGATTTTTGCCATGCCACGGCGTCCGGGCGCGATACCATCGAGCATAAAGTTACCGAGCAACTTATTGTCTCTAGCAATCGGTCTTTCGCCCTGGAATACCTGGACGTCCACATTGGTCTGGTTGTCTTCAGCAGTGCTGAAGGTTTGAGACTTGTGGGTGGGGATTGTGGTGTTCTTTTCTACCAGTTTGGTGAATACACCACCCATGGTTTCAATACCGAGCGATAGTGGTGTGACATCGAGCAAGACGATTTCGCTTACTTCGCCGCCGAGGATACCAGCTTGTACTGCTGCACCAATCGCTACAACTTCATCAGGGTTAACTGATTGGTTGGGATCTTTGCCGCCGGTGAGGCTCTTAACTAGCTCTTTTACAGCTGGTATACGAGTACTACCACCGACCAAAACAATTTCGTCGATATTAGAGTAGGTCAGCTTAGCGTCAGCTAGAGCTTGTTCGACAGGCTTACGCAGGCGCTCTACAAGTTCTCTTGTGAGCTCGTTAAACTTAGCTCTGGTGAGCTTCATGTCGAGGTGCTTGGGACCTGTTTCATTGGCAGTGATAAAGGGCAATGCCACTGAAGTTTCGTTGACTGACGAGAGTTCGATTTTGGCTTTTTCGGCAGCTTCTGTGAGGCGCTGCAAAGCTTGAGGATCTTTTGTTAGATCCACGCCTTCTTGCGCTTTGAATTCTTTGGCAAACCATTCCACCAGTTTGTGGTCAAAGTCGTCGCCGCCCAGGTGGGTGTCGCCGGATGTCGATTTGACTTCAAAAACACCGTCGCCAACTTCCATGATTGATACGTCAAAAGTACCGCCACCAAGGTCAAATACCAGGATGGTTTCGTCTTTCTTTTTGTCGAGACCATAAGCAAGAGCGGCCGCTGTAGGTTCGTTGATGATTCTCAGGACCTCAAGACCAGCGATTGCGCCAGCGTTTTTGGTGGCTTGACGCTGAGAGTCGTTGAAGTAGGCAGGTACTGTGATAACAGCGCTGGTGACAGCGACACCGAGATATTTTTCAGCATCTTCTTTGAGCTTGCGCAAAATCATCGCTGAAATTTCTTCAGGGCTGTACTCTTTGCCGCCCATTGGCACGCGGCAACCGCCTTCGGGGCTTTCTTTTACTTTGTATGTGACAATCTCTTTTTCATGGTTGATTTCGCTAAAGTGGCGACCCATAAAGCGTTTGATTGAATAAACTGTGTTTTGTGGATTGATAACCGCCTGACGACGGGCTAGTTGACCAACCAGGCGCTCTCCACCCTTGGATACTGCGACCACTGATGGCATGGTACGAGCCCCCTCGGAGTTAGCTATAACTGTTGGTTGTCCGCCTTCCATCACGGCTACAACAGAGTTAGTTGTACCTAAGTCGATTCCGACTGATTTTCCTGGACCCTTAGCCATATTGCATTCCCCAATTTAGTGTTCAAGAACTATGTATTTAGTGCACGACCTAATGGCGCACATCATAAAAGCCACTTGCCAAAGGTGTCGGCACTTAGCTTCCTATGATCCAATCTATTCAAGTTAAAGGTCGAGTTGGCTAATCACTAGCTTTCTTTAATCATCTATTTTGGCAATCGCCCCGCGGTTTGATGCAAATGGGCTAATGTCAAGGATGGATTGGCTTGCCATAATGGGTCCAGTGCCTGTTATATCAGTATTACCCTTGCAAAGATTGGTCCCATGCGTTTATTTGTCCTGCTTTTGAGCTTCATTTGCCTTATTTGTCTGTCTGGTCCGTCAGTTTTGGCCAGCTCCAGCAAAGGCAATAATAAGACTTTAGCCATTGAGGACATGCCGGATCCAACCGCTGCTTTGCGGCTCATCCCCGGTCTCACTGTGACTATGCACATCTGGGAAGGGCTCGATACCCACTGGAATCAAGTGGGAGACTATGACTTTGTCGCCAGAATCGCCGAGACAGAGCCCCAGGGGGCTTTTATATATGATTGGCAAATGAGCGAACCAGCCGGTGGTTCGGGCTCTCGCCGGGTCGAAGCAGTGGATGTGAAACACAGCCGTAAGGTCAGTCTGTTTTATCCCAAGCACGAAGTTTGCACGCTGGTGGGCTATACCAACGTTGTGAGAGTGTCCGATGACCTCTTTGCCGACCTTAAGAAGGGCAAAAATAGTGACTTTGCTCTAGATGGACCAGAATCAGTCCAGATTAACCATGCCGAAACTGTCCAACTACCCCGCAGTGTCAGGGGCGAAGGCACAGAAATGGTAACCATCAAAATAGAGGGTAAAGAGCGCAAGGTCCGCTGTGTCAAAGCAGTTTGCGATAACGGCTGGACCTACTGGGTCCTCGATAATGCGCGCCTGCCGCTCTTGGTCCAGGGCAATGCACCCTTTAGATGGGTAGCATCGCTCACTGGTGTGGACGACATGAGTGACGCCAGTCGCGAGGCCAAAAATATCTATGATCAGCTGCGCAACGGCGGAGTCGCCACCAGCTATCTCATCCTCTTTGACTTTGATAGCGATAAGTTAAGACCAAACAGTAAGAATATTTTGAGAGAACTCAGCACCTATCTCAAAAAAGATAGTGGCATCAAGCTCCAGGTGGAGGGACATACCTGCACAATTGGTGGCTACGATTACAACATGTCGCTATCCAATAGACGGGCACTCTCAGTCAAGCGTTATCTCACCGAATCCTGTGGTATTGGTGCCGGTCGCCTCAAGTCTCAGGGCTTTGGCTACACCAAACCAGAAAAATCAAATGCCACCGCCAGTGGTAGAGCGCGCAACAGACGAGTGATATTTAGAGAGATAAAATAGGCAGGAGCAAATATTGGTCAGAATCCAATATTAGTCAGGAGCAAAAGAGCCAGGCGTGCTCAAAGCTTTTGATGGCGATGTCCTCGTCTTTGGCGAGGATGCAGACTGTACTTTCTTCGCTATCTGCACCAGTAACTCTTTCGTCTAGATTTAAAAAGAGCTTGTAATCCTGGCAGTGCTCTATCAGGTGCTTGTAGTGCCAGTCGCTTGCCCTCTCCGGGCTGTAGGTAATGCCGCTGGCGCTAAAAGATGCCATCTCTTTTAGCTCATTGAGACCACTTTTGTAGCCGCCCATCTGGTGGCATCCCGGTGGTATGGCGGACTGGTTAAAATCTCTCGTCCACTGACAGAGACCATCTAGTAGTTTGGCTTTACTCTCTGGGTTAGCTTTAAAATGTGTTTCTATTAGCCCATCTAGCCAGTTTGCATCAGGGTTAATGGTAAATGTGGCGCTGCCTGTCAGGTAGTTAGGCTCTCCCAAAATCGGACCGTCATGCTTTTGCAGTTTGTCGCGACTGGTTTCTGGCAGGTAGGCAAGATTAAAGCTGTGACGCTCCTTGGGTAGGATAGTGGCGCGGTTATGGGCTCTAAAAATGAGCAAAAAGCCTTCATTTGGCATGGACGGCAGAGGCGGCAGGCTATTGAAGTCAAGTTGAGCGACAAAAGTCATCTTGTGCCCGGGCTTATCGAGGGGCCAGCGGAAGTTGGCAGGAGCCATCGGGCTGCCGCCGACAAAGGTCAGTCCCTCGCCAAGACGCTGCAAACAGATACTGGCCGCAACGCCCCCTTTGAGTGCTTGTGCCAGGCTGCCAGCCTCACTTTTAAGTGGGCTTAATAGGTCGGCGAGATTTTGTTGCAACTGACTTTGCGATTTCATTTTTTCAATAGCCATTCTGCTAACATTTAAAAATGAATAACAGATTCTCAAACAAATTCATAGCGCCAGTTTTTAGCTTGTTTTTTACCGCCGTGCCTACATTGGTGCTGGCTCAAGATGCAGCTAAAGCATTGGAGAGCTATAGCGGTTATTTGATAGACCGCTCCTGTGCCGCCCAAATCAAAATGGACAATTTTCGCCAGCATATTGATCCGATGGGTGCCATCAATAAGCACACTCGTCACTGCTCCTTAGAGCCATCATGCTGTGAGGCAGGATATAGTCTTTATAGCCAGGGTAAGTGGTTTGACCTTGATCCTAAAGGCAACGAGATGGCTAAGAAGCTCTTTGAAGCTAGTAAAAAAGAAACTGGACAACTGTTTAAAATCCAGGGAGTATTCAAGCGCAACGAATTGCGTGTAAGTAATATCGCAGAGGTGGCTAAATGAAAATCCAGGCTGCCTTGATTTGCTCTGTCGCTGCTGCTTGCGTGGTTCTTGGTGCCCAGGCAAAAGAGACTCTCAGTGTTAGCACTACTGCCTTTGCTCCCAATGCCGTGGTGCCCGCCAAGTACACCGGTGATGGTGCCGATGTTTCGCCTGCTATAACCTGGTCGGATGTACCAAAGGGTACAGTCAGTATCGCTGTCAGCTGTGAAGACCCAGATGCTCCAGCCGGTACATGGTGGCACTGGTTTGTCTATAACGTACCAGCATCGACAAAAGGTCTGGGCGAAGGTCTAGGACATTCTAAAGTATTTAAAGATGGCACCATGCAGGGTACCAATGACTTTGGCAATACTGGCTATAACGGACCAGCACCGCCTGCTGGCAAAGTGCATCACTACATCTTTAAGGTCTATGCTCTAGGTACTAAATTGACTGGTGTGTTGGACAAGAATACTTTTAACCAGGCAATAAGCAAGCACGTAATGGCCGAAGGGCAAGTAGTCGGTACATACAAAAGATAGGTATTAGATGCTACCGCGCTCAATCAAAAGACGAGCTTGTGCATTATTGGTAGCAGGTCTTGCTTTTGTTTGTCTCCCGGCTTTTGCTCAAGAGCAGAGTGGTAGCCCGGGCAATGGCGGGTCTGGCAATGATAACGCCGTCAATAACAATTCAGTCAATAATAATCCGGTCAAGGACAAATGGGCTGTTGTGGTCGGTGTCTCACAGTTTAAAGATAAGAGCATCAATCTCAAATATCCTGCCAAGGACGCCATCGATTTCAGCCGCTTCCTCACCACAGAGGGACATTTTGCTCCTGACCATGTCAAAGTCCTGGTCAATGAGCAAGCTACAAGAGAGCAAATACTCGATGTCATTGGCGATAAATGGTTGCCGAGACTTGCTCATCCAGATGACCTTGTGGTGATTTTTATTTCCACCCACGGCAGCCCATCCAATATGGATATTGGTGGTGTCAATTATCTAATTGCTTACGATACTGATAAAGAGCGTTTGTATTCCACAGGGCTCGCTATGCAAGACCTCTGTCGTATTATCAAGGACCGAGTGCACTCAGACCGTACACTCCTTGTGCTTGACGCCTGCCACAGTGGTGCCACCAGTCCCGATGGCAAAGGCATAGTACGTAAAAGCAATGTGGATGCCGGTGAAATAGCCCAGGGCACAGGACAGATGGTGATTTGCTCCAGTGCTCCAGATCAGGTCTCCTGGGAGTCCAAGCAGAGTGCCAATAGTGTCTTTACCAGGCGCTTGATAGAGTCATTTAAAAGTAAAGGTGATAAGACCAGTGTCACTGATGCTTTTAATTATCTAAAAGAACAAGTCGAAGACGAAGTCTTGCGCGATCGCGGTCAGATGCAAACTCCAGTACTTAAGACGCTTTGGCAGGGCGATGGCTTGCTGCTCTCGGCCAAGCCAGTCTCTCCCCGTCCTGGCTTTAAGGAAGCACCTGTGGCAGTGCCGGTCGATAGAGCACCGGCAGCGGTGGTAGTGGAGAAATCACCTCCGGCAGTGGCTACCACTGTAAA is a genomic window containing:
- a CDS encoding tetratricopeptide repeat protein; this translates as MRVASPKRVSLIALALSVAINGQFAMAQEPTPIDAAEPAGQTLKQPAQTPRQNTGSMHLLENEGDHSFKLYLEGERSLNQRKYESARSQFEYTIKEINRGSGDRGALERCKLGLAGVNLALERNHQAYESLLSLSNKYKDNSKDSAQSNYLSAQIYSQLAEAELRLSKSHEAESHAKLALSRMTESSQGTPAQNNLLGLTYGRLARALVQQGLKDEAKDAFARARQALAQEPGYKELDLADLLRHEALFYRDLGSRKISGQLFLEAQDIKNKANHPQKPSVHAGQVQFVWEPGSPHSHEIIDQDFPLRYITVNNIRVAVTVIDLWELAGVLVCVTNTDEHRHVFGLGDVKFYKVEKHPRTANNHRLTEIPLVDHRIIDRIRRERIMWDLTLNRPWLANMQKSRSYRGLVPQDGHDLFRGPNVFGVWGEWPGISHVVPTRIGVLPSRENILSDEEDEDSNRESGLIRSEGIRQVGLQPISMEPLESRTGELFFLYPRDQDVQVDVTVGNTIFKFPFRCRKRRIN
- a CDS encoding tetratricopeptide repeat protein, producing the protein MSLFLRKVAFTKKSLVLLLGLAVAADIVIAADMVIAAPVPATAPAPAANLSSSATKAPFASTTKSPVVSTNKAKAKSVRRIAKGHRTRRTRTAALKPLVPSLDTSVPAAQATSTASSEVRNLLTYGARKHKEGSLTEAEDCFRRVLSQDPQNVDAFFNLGALAEGRGDLIVALGHYRAAHALNPKDKQITEAVSSMEKALKQGGNGSDTRITRSGFSLTPPFALPHPLPVGGTIASPVDFTNTGFGGSLSAFPQRPQGQNLLTPSGYSASAAAPVLLPSADPAPVSQDGQLFQLTGTQNAAMPPVVPVQQNNQTPPSLTVGNSQSGVAPTGPSRGRMAARAAANMALSIGTSYALRGTGLHCPICRIVRLRF
- the dnaK gene encoding molecular chaperone DnaK codes for the protein MAKGPGKSVGIDLGTTNSVVAVMEGGQPTVIANSEGARTMPSVVAVSKGGERLVGQLARRQAVINPQNTVYSIKRFMGRHFSEINHEKEIVTYKVKESPEGGCRVPMGGKEYSPEEISAMILRKLKEDAEKYLGVAVTSAVITVPAYFNDSQRQATKNAGAIAGLEVLRIINEPTAAALAYGLDKKKDETILVFDLGGGTFDVSIMEVGDGVFEVKSTSGDTHLGGDDFDHKLVEWFAKEFKAQEGVDLTKDPQALQRLTEAAEKAKIELSSVNETSVALPFITANETGPKHLDMKLTRAKFNELTRELVERLRKPVEQALADAKLTYSNIDEIVLVGGSTRIPAVKELVKSLTGGKDPNQSVNPDEVVAIGAAVQAGILGGEVSEIVLLDVTPLSLGIETMGGVFTKLVEKNTTIPTHKSQTFSTAEDNQTNVDVQVFQGERPIARDNKLLGNFMLDGIAPGRRGMAKIEVSFDIDANGIVSVTAKDETTGKVQKITITASTNLTKEDVERMVREAEANTKEDTVKKAKADLRNEADGLVYAVEKHLSEAAALVSASNKSRAEMLIGELKQKIKDDTSLDSLKKAVEDLTNHFQQMQKEAQEAGSKAAADATKEPVGATAGSTERSNSTSSSNNSDVVDAEIV
- a CDS encoding OmpA family protein; the encoded protein is MRLFVLLLSFICLICLSGPSVLASSSKGNNKTLAIEDMPDPTAALRLIPGLTVTMHIWEGLDTHWNQVGDYDFVARIAETEPQGAFIYDWQMSEPAGGSGSRRVEAVDVKHSRKVSLFYPKHEVCTLVGYTNVVRVSDDLFADLKKGKNSDFALDGPESVQINHAETVQLPRSVRGEGTEMVTIKIEGKERKVRCVKAVCDNGWTYWVLDNARLPLLVQGNAPFRWVASLTGVDDMSDASREAKNIYDQLRNGGVATSYLILFDFDSDKLRPNSKNILRELSTYLKKDSGIKLQVEGHTCTIGGYDYNMSLSNRRALSVKRYLTESCGIGAGRLKSQGFGYTKPEKSNATASGRARNRRVIFREIK
- a CDS encoding DUF1963 domain-containing protein; translation: MKSQSQLQQNLADLLSPLKSEAGSLAQALKGGVAASICLQRLGEGLTFVGGSPMAPANFRWPLDKPGHKMTFVAQLDFNSLPPLPSMPNEGFLLIFRAHNRATILPKERHSFNLAYLPETSRDKLQKHDGPILGEPNYLTGSATFTINPDANWLDGLIETHFKANPESKAKLLDGLCQWTRDFNQSAIPPGCHQMGGYKSGLNELKEMASFSASGITYSPERASDWHYKHLIEHCQDYKLFLNLDERVTGADSEESTVCILAKDEDIAIKSFEHAWLFCS
- a CDS encoding YbhB/YbcL family Raf kinase inhibitor-like protein; amino-acid sequence: MKIQAALICSVAAACVVLGAQAKETLSVSTTAFAPNAVVPAKYTGDGADVSPAITWSDVPKGTVSIAVSCEDPDAPAGTWWHWFVYNVPASTKGLGEGLGHSKVFKDGTMQGTNDFGNTGYNGPAPPAGKVHHYIFKVYALGTKLTGVLDKNTFNQAISKHVMAEGQVVGTYKR
- a CDS encoding caspase family protein translates to MLPRSIKRRACALLVAGLAFVCLPAFAQEQSGSPGNGGSGNDNAVNNNSVNNNPVKDKWAVVVGVSQFKDKSINLKYPAKDAIDFSRFLTTEGHFAPDHVKVLVNEQATREQILDVIGDKWLPRLAHPDDLVVIFISTHGSPSNMDIGGVNYLIAYDTDKERLYSTGLAMQDLCRIIKDRVHSDRTLLVLDACHSGATSPDGKGIVRKSNVDAGEIAQGTGQMVICSSAPDQVSWESKQSANSVFTRRLIESFKSKGDKTSVTDAFNYLKEQVEDEVLRDRGQMQTPVLKTLWQGDGLLLSAKPVSPRPGFKEAPVAVPVDRAPAAVVVEKSPPAVATTVKASVPPPAVAPQLSGAEALSALRQHFVKMALGQSKSAYDDFTETIKKINPFERYQVNLRRQKYLPAVANLPAQDFRVGSVTASSAQIFFNEKNMTGIPMYWRYTLVARGNRWLIDSYKVVDAKTFSGR